The following is a genomic window from Rutidosis leptorrhynchoides isolate AG116_Rl617_1_P2 chromosome 8, CSIRO_AGI_Rlap_v1, whole genome shotgun sequence.
CAAAACAGAAAGGATGGATAGTCACATAGATTGTGGGTGTAGGGTGGTTCTGCCTCTCAtgtatttatagatatatatacatccgtaaatataattactttaatttaattaataatattataataattgttatatatGATTCAAGTGGGATTGAATAAAATTAAAAACAGTATTCTCCTTTTAATCATATGCAAGTAATTGTACCTTCTTTTAAGTTcacggatataattttgtaaattaaagtaataatataatattgttaataattaataataataaataatatataatataataataaaactttAATCAAAATGAATTTAAGAACGTGCAGGGAAATTACACAGCAGCTTCTTGTTTGAACTTACTCTACCGACACTTTAGATATTTTCTATTTGCGAagtgttatatcgtgtccattgctaaacagttagaagataaaagtgttcctaaaaatcccaaattttagattaaatatatttaattatttcactcattaactgtttgaaacctgatcaaaatggttctataattatttattttctgttccaattatcatgtacggagtactaaaatttaaactaaaaaggtaaaaatatctttgtcaaaactaaaatcttcgtaatcaatttacagtctaacttttatcttaatcattcatgaacatgtattacatctatattaaaactagcaaaacgtcaaccgagtgtcactgacgtttacaaattaggctcgaaatcatttattttccatacgccatatgtatatatataaatacattttaatattgggttttattatataactaaatatatatatatatattcaaataaatatatttacaattaacattcatgtatatacacacacacacacacacacacacacatatatatatatatatatatatatatatatatatatatatatatatatatatatatatgtatctatttacaaatagttgttcgtgaatcgtcgagaacaatcgaaggtcaattgaaaatatggattagttcaaaatttttgaaactcaacctaacagactttgcataAAATATTACATCATAtctagagtttggtttaaaattagtcgaaatttttcgggtcgtcacagtatcagGCCAAATCCCATCTCTAATATCTTATTCTTCTTCGTTACTATCTCATCACCAACAATGGCCGACACTAATCGCTTTCACCCTGCAGTTATCGTTAACAGTATCAAAAACTTTATCCCCATCACTCTCGAGATGGAGAACAGCAAATACGGCGCCTGGTCTGAGCTGTTTAAGATCCATTGCCGAGCCTTCAATGTCATAGACCATATCATCCCTCCAACCACCACCGAAACTGAATCATCAACCACAACACAAACAACCCCACCCACTGGCTCGACAAACACAACACCTCCACCCACTGAATCCTGGTCTCGTTTAGATGATATTGTACTTCGGAGGATCTATTCCACCATCTTAGGCGACCTTATTCACACAATTCTTGCTCCCGACTCGACTGCTCTTCAAGCGTGGAACTGATTGAAAGGCATTTTCCAGGACAATGAACACACACGTGCAATCCATCTTCGTCAACAATTCTCAAACATCCGCCTAGACAATTTCTCTAACGTCTCTTCTTATTGTCAAGAATTGAAAAATATCTCCGACCAACTCACGAACGTGGGTTCTCATGTCTCTGAAGATCAATTGGTTTTACAACTCATCGCCGGATAAAATGACAGTTATGATTCTGTCGGTGCTCTTCTAGCTCACACTAAACCGATTCCTTCCTTCTATCAAGCTCGCTCAATGCTTGTTTTAGAAGAATCTCGCAAACAGAAAATGGCAGCCACATCCGCCACCACTGCCGGTGCGGCGCTAATCACcagctgtaacgacccgaccaaaaccgttattgacggcatcgttaacttaggtcccgttgcgtggtcgtagtccctatatgagactcgtttgaccaaaattatgtcgcgttcatttgaaaggtacaaagtttagtttaacaaacggatcgacaataagtttaagtttacaaagttataaagtatgaatgaaataacttgcgacataattagtttgaaaccacagttgctataaatagcgtaagtaagtagacaaaagtttgaatccaaaagtgctatccctagcgtatgcatgcatggttgactccaatcaagtaatcaaagagtgcggaagcatgtatcaagtagccgagtatgaacctgagaaacatatagaaaactgtcaacgaaaaacgttggtgaaatcatagatgtatttgtaaacgttgtttttgaaccacaagatttagtattcccattgttgattatcaaaatcgtttgcattccaaaagtattgttcgcgagcacccaattatcaagacttaacgtttccttccatagaaccccatcacaatagtgttagaacatacactgtttctcgaaaatatatttcatccgtagacggtagcgaaccgtccgtaatgagggtttgtcaaacccgtatggccacacaatataagttctcgcttacatcctgcaagtgtaactaatgataatcgaattgaggatttttgttctaactcgctgtggaatgtttgttttccttgtacttgtgttcaaagtataaaagtaagtagtacaaaatgtaacaaagtatatgtttctcagcccacaatttaaaagtataaaaagttgttgaaaagggtgggactatgatctcacctcgagtgcacgagtataaaagtacttcacaaagtaacgtatgcatgaaagttgcttagccttgacctaaacaagtaagttgtgtcaattaaccggttacgacacaaggtcgggtgaaatgtgttcaattagtcctatggctcgttacgactcgattaagtatagcatgtgaatcacgttgtcaagtttcatacaagaaacaagtataaaagcatgttagaatgattgtataaaagtttggttaagtttgactaaaagtcaaacttggtcaaagtcaacgaaaaagtcaacgcgttcgggtcgggtcccgaactatttttctatgctagttattcatatacaagtatattaaaacaagtttcatgtgaatcggaggtcgatagctagtcaaacatttcgcgtgaaatgcgccaaacaaagcagaatctggccaggccaatccgcgcgccgcgcggggatggggctcgccgcgccaccatctgggcagagatttctggtcagtttttcaaagtatgcacgaaccaaacatcaaacattcaccatttatgatccgcaaacaaccaaaacatgtatcttatatcctcggaaaggtattttgacgagcaatacaactaaccacatgtcatcaaacaaaaacattatttacaataaccgaaaactcgtcaattgatcaagaaaggtttattttcaaagtttcaagttcgtaaaacgtattttatgattcgggaatccaatttacacatatgatatgccgtttcgaaggtaatgaagcatacattactactaaacactaacaattaacatttcatggcattcaagcatcaaaagttcatgtcaagaactatcaaaccctagtcaaacatcacaaaatcattaatcgggtttttgaagttttcttaatcaacctacacatcaaaatgtggctaatgatactagtaacacaattaaaacatgcactttaacaatctaacaacattaa
Proteins encoded in this region:
- the LOC139863443 gene encoding uncharacterized protein, giving the protein MADTNRFHPAVIVNSIKNFIPITLEMENSKYGAWSELFKIHCRAFNVIDHIIPPTTTETESSTTTQTTPPTGSTNTTPPPTESWSRLDDIVLRRIYSTILGDLIHTILAPDSTALQAWN